The proteins below come from a single Holdemania massiliensis genomic window:
- a CDS encoding class I SAM-dependent methyltransferase, whose translation MKRIANQWKDYECCDAGDGEKLERWQNILLRRPDPQAVWKKTDHAGWDRIHAHYHRSSRGGGSWEFKQAVPETWTVSYKELTFKVSPTGFKHTGLFPEQAVNWDWMQAKIRKAKASGRPVRILNLFAYTGGATMACASAGADEVVHVDASKGMVQWAKENMALSHLENRTIRFIVDDVLKFVAREKRRGHTYQGILMDPPSYGRGPNGEIWKLEDQINELVNACLDILDDDALFLLVNSYTTGFSSIVLENILRTTVLRRHPSGYVFAGEVGLPITQDNMILPCGIYGAWSDEDDEV comes from the coding sequence ATGAAACGAATTGCAAATCAATGGAAAGATTACGAATGCTGCGATGCAGGCGATGGTGAAAAGCTTGAACGCTGGCAAAATATACTCTTGCGCAGACCCGATCCTCAAGCAGTATGGAAGAAAACCGATCATGCCGGATGGGATCGCATTCATGCGCATTACCACCGTTCCAGCCGGGGCGGAGGCAGCTGGGAGTTCAAACAGGCTGTACCGGAGACCTGGACGGTATCCTACAAAGAACTGACGTTTAAGGTTTCACCGACCGGCTTTAAGCATACCGGCTTATTTCCGGAACAAGCAGTCAACTGGGATTGGATGCAAGCCAAAATCCGCAAGGCCAAAGCCAGCGGACGGCCGGTGCGGATTCTGAACTTATTTGCCTATACCGGCGGAGCGACGATGGCCTGTGCCAGTGCCGGAGCGGATGAGGTTGTGCATGTAGATGCCAGTAAGGGAATGGTGCAGTGGGCCAAAGAAAACATGGCACTGTCACATTTGGAAAACCGCACGATCCGCTTTATCGTCGATGATGTTCTGAAATTTGTCGCGCGGGAAAAACGCCGCGGTCATACCTATCAGGGAATTTTAATGGATCCGCCGTCTTACGGCCGGGGACCCAATGGTGAAATCTGGAAGCTGGAGGATCAGATCAACGAACTGGTCAATGCTTGTCTGGATATTCTGGATGACGACGCGTTGTTTCTGTTAGTTAATTCCTATACCACCGGTTTTTCCTCCATCGTCTTAGAAAACATTCTGCGCACCACTGTGCTGCGCCGTCATCCGTCCGGCTATGTCTTTGCCGGGGAAGTCGGTCTTCCGATTACGCAGGACAACATGATCCTGCCATGCGGAATTTACGGCGCATGGAGTGATGAAGATGACGAAGTTTGA
- a CDS encoding patatin-like phospholipase family protein has protein sequence MGKTGLVLEGGGMRGAYTAGVLTWLIDHEVEFDYGVGISAGAMNLCSFAMRNKQYLYDVGVIYMPDKRNVGLNPLLKERHYVGYDFMFDRLLKETIHYELDTLRQSSMEIEIGLFNLNTSKVEWVKKQELDDDLRLLKGACTLPLAGSPVPYRDGLYMDGGVTTMVPIKRSLGYGCDKHLVIVTKDEGYVRKPSSKLLLNTSKMAYHNQALIDALKIRSDVYYEEMNIVDELQKEGKALLLRPSKNLGVKRFSGDAEALKQLFELGKADCEARKAELLGFLGKA, from the coding sequence ATGGGAAAAACCGGACTGGTTTTAGAAGGCGGCGGAATGCGCGGCGCTTATACGGCTGGGGTTTTAACATGGCTGATCGATCACGAGGTCGAGTTTGATTACGGCGTGGGAATTTCAGCTGGGGCCATGAACCTGTGCAGCTTTGCGATGAGAAACAAGCAGTATTTGTACGATGTCGGCGTCATCTATATGCCGGATAAGCGAAACGTAGGACTGAATCCGCTGCTGAAAGAACGCCACTATGTCGGCTATGATTTTATGTTCGACCGTCTGCTGAAAGAAACAATTCATTATGAGCTGGATACTTTGCGGCAGTCTTCGATGGAAATTGAGATCGGCCTGTTCAATCTGAACACATCCAAGGTGGAATGGGTGAAGAAACAGGAACTGGATGATGATCTGCGCTTATTAAAAGGTGCGTGTACGCTGCCGCTGGCAGGCTCGCCTGTGCCGTATCGCGATGGGCTGTATATGGACGGCGGTGTGACGACGATGGTGCCGATCAAGCGTTCGCTGGGCTATGGCTGTGATAAACATCTGGTCATTGTAACAAAGGACGAAGGCTATGTCCGTAAGCCCAGCAGCAAGCTACTGCTGAATACGTCAAAAATGGCTTATCATAACCAGGCGCTGATCGATGCGCTGAAAATCCGCAGCGACGTTTACTATGAAGAAATGAATATCGTCGATGAGCTGCAGAAGGAAGGCAAAGCGCTGCTGCTTAGACCTTCAAAGAATCTGGGCGTGAAACGATTCTCCGGCGATGCCGAAGCTTTGAAACAATTATTTGAACTGGGGAAAGCCGATTGCGAAGCACGCAAGGCGGAATTGCTCGGCTTCTTGGGCAAGGCCTGA
- a CDS encoding PTS system mannose/fructose/sorbose family transporter subunit IID has translation MTQTKRLNKQELRRINLRWIWNAQIGWNYERMQGLGYLTTMLPLIEKLYGDQPALKKKALQAHSVFFNTTPAMGDIIVGMNVAIEEEMAETGAGIDIASSMKTALMGPFAGVGDTIFSMIPGAVFGSIAATMAKEGSIVGIMIWEVWLIAVLLLRFKLYDIGYQQGAKIVNTLSGIKETITAAASVLGLTVVGGMIATMVKFPLKTLTVSLGIDPQTGEMLMQEFPLQKYMDSIMPGLMPALFAVLCYWMLGKKWMNSNRLILTVLLLAIVLASLGIVEV, from the coding sequence ATGACACAGACGAAACGCCTGAACAAACAAGAGCTTCGCCGCATCAATCTCCGCTGGATCTGGAATGCTCAGATCGGCTGGAACTACGAACGAATGCAGGGGCTGGGGTATCTGACCACCATGCTGCCGCTGATTGAAAAACTGTACGGCGATCAGCCGGCACTCAAGAAAAAGGCGCTGCAGGCACATTCGGTCTTTTTTAACACAACTCCGGCAATGGGGGATATCATTGTCGGAATGAACGTCGCGATTGAAGAGGAAATGGCAGAAACCGGTGCCGGCATTGACATTGCCTCGTCCATGAAAACCGCGCTGATGGGTCCGTTTGCGGGCGTCGGCGATACGATTTTCAGCATGATTCCGGGTGCTGTGTTCGGATCGATTGCCGCGACGATGGCCAAGGAAGGAAGCATAGTCGGCATCATGATCTGGGAAGTCTGGTTAATCGCCGTGCTGCTGCTTCGGTTTAAGCTGTATGACATCGGTTATCAGCAAGGCGCTAAGATTGTCAATACACTCTCAGGGATTAAGGAAACGATCACTGCGGCCGCCTCGGTTTTAGGCTTAACGGTGGTCGGCGGCATGATCGCTACGATGGTCAAGTTCCCGCTCAAAACACTGACCGTCAGCCTGGGAATTGATCCTCAGACCGGGGAAATGCTGATGCAGGAATTCCCGCTTCAAAAGTATATGGATTCGATTATGCCGGGTTTGATGCCGGCGCTGTTCGCTGTCTTATGCTATTGGATGCTGGGCAAGAAATGGATGAATTCCAATCGGCTGATCCTGACAGTGCTGTTATTGGCGATCGTCTTGGCTTCCTTGGGGATTGTCGAAGTCTAA
- a CDS encoding RluA family pseudouridine synthase has protein sequence MTKFEILYEDNHLLIVVKPVNIAVQADDSHDPDLLTLLKQDLKERYQKPGNVYLGLVHRLDRPVGGVMVFAKTSKAASRLSDQVRTRSLKKTYQAVLCGQPQKPAATLKDWLIKDEKTNRVRTVPPASPKAKEAILHYQILEESEGLSLAQIQLETGRSHQIRVQFASRQLSLWGDQRYNPKAYPGQQIALWATSLTLQHPITHESMTFACSLPNSYPWNLFSHSNQKGD, from the coding sequence ATGACGAAGTTTGAGATTTTATATGAGGATAATCACCTGCTGATCGTGGTCAAGCCTGTCAACATTGCGGTTCAGGCGGATGACAGCCATGATCCGGATCTGTTGACATTGCTGAAGCAGGACTTGAAAGAGCGGTACCAGAAACCGGGGAATGTATACCTGGGCTTAGTGCATCGCTTAGACCGGCCCGTCGGCGGAGTCATGGTGTTTGCCAAAACTTCCAAGGCCGCTTCCCGGCTCAGCGATCAGGTCCGCACCCGCAGCCTGAAAAAGACTTATCAGGCAGTGCTGTGCGGTCAGCCGCAAAAGCCTGCAGCAACCTTAAAAGACTGGCTGATCAAAGATGAAAAAACCAATCGGGTGCGCACAGTTCCTCCAGCTTCACCGAAAGCGAAAGAAGCGATCCTGCACTATCAGATCCTGGAAGAAAGCGAAGGCTTGTCGCTGGCGCAGATTCAGCTGGAAACCGGACGTTCCCATCAGATCCGCGTCCAGTTTGCCAGCCGTCAGCTGTCCTTGTGGGGAGATCAGCGCTACAATCCAAAGGCGTATCCCGGTCAGCAGATTGCTCTGTGGGCAACATCGCTGACACTGCAGCATCCAATAACGCATGAAAGCATGACCTTTGCCTGTTCACTTCCGAACAGTTACCCGTGGAATTTATTCTCTCATTCCAATCAGAAAGGAGATTGA
- a CDS encoding macrolide family glycosyltransferase, giving the protein MAKLAFFCIPAYGHTNPTLEVVRELTKRGHQVIYFSFSAFQKRIEEAGAQFVSCDAYLQTENADPERIKQMTNDVGASIKLLTDTTLALDAMVCQKLRTLQPDCIIADSMAVWGKFAALKLGIPFISSTTTFAFNRYSARIMKQSFGQLIGLVRSLPQIHRQMKRLQKQGYPVKNLLSILQNDDQTPTIVYTSKEFQPCSDTFSEKIQFVGPSVKSTASYDGEKNVIYISPGTVNNQHLDFFEHCIEALRDYPGEVIMAVGTEEQAAQLKAPGHFTIQAQVDQIEVLQRTAVFLTHAGMNSVNEGLNAEVPLILYPQTAEQGGVAQRVVELNAGILLKENSAAAIRAAVNQVLANPSLKENAALISRSFHQAGGPVRAAQLIEGWIQESQS; this is encoded by the coding sequence ATGGCTAAACTTGCATTTTTCTGCATTCCGGCTTACGGACACACCAATCCTACACTGGAGGTGGTTCGGGAGCTGACAAAGCGCGGACATCAGGTGATTTATTTTTCATTCTCGGCTTTTCAAAAACGGATTGAGGAGGCCGGCGCTCAGTTTGTCAGCTGCGACGCTTATCTGCAAACCGAAAATGCCGATCCGGAAAGGATTAAACAGATGACTAACGATGTCGGCGCTTCGATAAAGCTGCTGACCGATACAACGTTAGCCCTGGATGCGATGGTCTGTCAGAAGCTGCGGACACTTCAGCCGGATTGCATCATTGCTGATTCGATGGCGGTTTGGGGAAAATTTGCGGCGCTGAAGCTGGGCATTCCGTTCATTTCTTCAACGACAACCTTTGCTTTCAACCGTTATTCAGCCAGGATTATGAAGCAGAGCTTTGGTCAGCTGATCGGTTTAGTCCGTTCTTTGCCGCAGATTCATCGCCAGATGAAACGGCTGCAGAAACAAGGATATCCGGTTAAAAATTTGCTTTCAATTCTGCAGAATGATGATCAGACACCGACAATTGTCTATACATCGAAGGAATTTCAGCCGTGTTCCGATACCTTCTCCGAAAAGATTCAATTTGTCGGTCCTTCTGTAAAATCCACGGCTTCTTATGATGGAGAAAAAAACGTCATTTACATTTCACCGGGAACTGTCAACAACCAGCATCTGGATTTCTTTGAGCATTGCATTGAAGCGCTGCGGGATTATCCAGGCGAGGTGATCATGGCTGTGGGAACTGAAGAACAGGCCGCTCAACTGAAAGCCCCGGGCCATTTTACAATTCAGGCGCAGGTTGATCAAATTGAAGTTCTGCAGCGAACCGCAGTATTTCTGACACATGCCGGGATGAACAGTGTCAATGAAGGTCTGAATGCTGAGGTTCCGCTGATTCTTTATCCTCAAACGGCCGAGCAGGGCGGGGTTGCGCAACGAGTTGTTGAGCTGAATGCCGGCATCCTGCTAAAGGAGAACAGTGCGGCCGCAATTCGAGCGGCAGTGAACCAGGTTCTTGCGAATCCTTCGTTAAAAGAAAACGCGGCCTTGATCAGCCGCAGTTTCCATCAGGCCGGCGGTCCTGTCCGGGCAGCTCAGCTGATCGAAGGCTGGATTCAGGAAAGCCAGTCCTAA
- a CDS encoding GNAT family N-acetyltransferase: MMIRCSEKHRQECLDYLRQNPSLNLFLIGDIENYGFNQGFQTIFIDKDEFVHGIYLVYYHNLVIASEENRVDVQFVERLIQEYDIQAIQGRTAVLERLNFDAFTREECLFCQLSELKVKAESDFLIQQARPEDAARLKALLDEVFDMDNEVAMIARRIAQQEGRHFFIEQQNQVICQANSTAETADAAMIGGVATRADWRRHGLASAVMTALCSQLLSEGKKPCLFFENEEAGRIYSRLGFEPISGWTLMLRQKEGSH; this comes from the coding sequence ATGATGATTCGCTGCAGCGAAAAACATCGGCAGGAATGTCTGGATTATCTCCGGCAAAACCCGTCGCTGAATTTGTTTCTGATCGGAGATATTGAAAACTATGGATTTAACCAGGGCTTTCAGACAATTTTTATTGATAAAGATGAATTTGTCCATGGGATTTATCTGGTGTACTACCATAATCTGGTGATTGCCAGTGAGGAAAATCGCGTTGACGTCCAGTTTGTTGAGCGCTTGATTCAGGAATATGATATTCAGGCGATCCAGGGACGCACAGCTGTTTTGGAGAGGCTGAATTTTGATGCGTTCACTCGTGAGGAATGTCTGTTCTGTCAGCTGAGCGAGCTGAAGGTCAAGGCAGAGTCTGACTTTTTGATCCAGCAGGCTCGCCCTGAGGACGCCGCACGTTTAAAAGCATTGTTGGATGAAGTGTTTGACATGGATAATGAGGTGGCCATGATCGCCCGGCGGATTGCCCAACAGGAAGGCCGGCATTTCTTCATTGAACAACAGAATCAGGTGATCTGCCAAGCCAACAGCACAGCGGAGACTGCAGATGCGGCGATGATCGGGGGAGTGGCGACCCGCGCGGATTGGCGCCGTCACGGTTTGGCCAGCGCGGTTATGACGGCGCTGTGCAGCCAGCTGTTAAGCGAAGGCAAAAAGCCATGCTTGTTTTTCGAGAATGAAGAAGCGGGAAGAATTTACAGTCGGCTGGGTTTTGAGCCGATCAGCGGCTGGACATTGATGCTGCGTCAAAAGGAAGGATCACACTGA
- a CDS encoding M15 family metallopeptidase — protein sequence MATKAPVKKRKVVRRKRRRIRKSVLYGLIGIVATIVLVFVLTTIPKLSTDSKLKGLGYSKESIAMIKKQKLTKTILNDKLYSDNLNAALASESFNKDYLKLYLVTDSLNSDDTQLYERLRARNYPEDSCLKLFEKLNFWEITPLLVFDYVSDVEAYIQDCTDHRDVNSENHFELSGKYVNWYDSTSASDAKDVSMIVNKRYYLGESYAPEDLVQLSLTYAAKDCYLRQEAADALAAMCDELNGGGKPKMYASSSYRDYQYQVDLYNGYVNSKGEEWADSISARPGFSEHQTGLTVDMAATGAQLSKFADTDAFVWMQQNAHRFGWILRYPEGKEIITGYSYEAWHYRYLGVELATKVHDSGLTYDEYYELYLR from the coding sequence ATGGCAACAAAAGCGCCTGTAAAAAAACGAAAAGTCGTTCGCCGGAAACGCAGAAGAATCCGCAAATCCGTTCTTTATGGTTTAATCGGTATTGTAGCGACGATCGTTCTGGTCTTTGTCCTGACGACCATTCCGAAGCTTTCAACGGACAGCAAGCTGAAGGGTTTGGGCTATTCCAAAGAAAGCATCGCGATGATCAAGAAGCAGAAACTGACCAAGACCATCCTTAACGATAAGCTGTATTCCGACAACCTCAATGCTGCGTTAGCCTCGGAAAGCTTCAATAAGGATTATCTGAAGCTGTATCTGGTTACCGATTCCCTGAACAGCGATGACACGCAGCTCTATGAGCGGCTGCGGGCACGGAATTACCCCGAGGACTCATGCCTGAAATTGTTTGAGAAGCTCAATTTCTGGGAAATTACGCCGCTGTTAGTCTTTGATTATGTGAGCGATGTTGAAGCCTACATTCAGGACTGCACCGATCATCGGGATGTTAACAGTGAGAATCATTTTGAACTCAGCGGAAAATACGTGAACTGGTATGACAGCACCTCTGCCTCCGATGCCAAAGATGTCAGTATGATCGTCAATAAGCGATATTATTTAGGGGAGAGCTATGCCCCAGAGGATCTGGTTCAGCTGAGCTTAACCTATGCCGCGAAGGATTGTTATCTTCGTCAGGAAGCGGCCGATGCCTTAGCCGCAATGTGTGATGAACTCAACGGCGGCGGCAAGCCGAAGATGTATGCTTCCTCCTCCTACCGCGACTATCAGTATCAGGTCGATTTATATAACGGCTATGTCAATTCCAAGGGTGAGGAATGGGCGGATTCCATTTCTGCCCGGCCGGGCTTTTCCGAACATCAGACGGGATTAACCGTAGATATGGCCGCCACCGGCGCGCAGCTTTCCAAGTTTGCGGATACCGATGCGTTTGTCTGGATGCAGCAGAATGCCCACCGTTTCGGCTGGATCCTGCGTTATCCAGAAGGGAAGGAAATCATCACCGGCTACAGCTATGAAGCCTGGCATTATCGCTACCTCGGTGTGGAACTGGCTACAAAGGTCCATGATTCCGGCTTAACCTACGACGAATATTACGAATTGTATCTGCGTTAA
- a CDS encoding FAD-dependent oxidoreductase codes for MKKAMLLLTSFLMICSMAGCSTPKQDEPAAAAGMKAGTYTATSQGMNDVVEVSVELSEDAIVSVKVTKDSETPGIGGVLKNAAGTELDEGGKAPTVLIPEEIVANQSLAVDTVTGATITSAAVINAVKDCLTQAGADPAAWMKETAANAQQDQSADVVVVGGGGAGLAAAIAASQKGANVIIVEKNGEVGGDTLVCGAIYNTPDEPLQNKVTMTDAVKTTIEKALAEDPIDDAHAALQKEVQAQWDEYKASGRTDLFDTKEWYALQTWINGDKVGDLDLVKVLCYDSFEGLEWIENLGMEFSDIIGQGAGSLWQRTHTSTMQMGTGFISTYVENILKDDKITVLTSSTAEKLVQDDSGKVSGVVCKDKTGNEFTVSANMGVVLATGGFAANSKMVQEYNTSGKWNDLSKVMTTNRFSSSQGDGISMALEVGASLTDMEQIQLLYLGNVKDGQLTKYPPRDVNGTDQIIFINKEGKRFVREDGRRDEICLAVMAQTDSMFYMLESGDGAGYVDIKDPNWRSADGFTFDYLKENGYILVADTLEDLASQMGIDAATLKATVDSFNAAADGGTDEFGRTLYSTKLENGPWVATARQACVHHTMGGVTIDTETRVLDEAGQPISGLYAAGEITGGIHGANRLGGNAVVDTVVFGKLAGETVVADAK; via the coding sequence ATGAAAAAGGCAATGCTTTTATTGACCAGTTTTCTCATGATCTGTTCAATGGCTGGATGCTCTACTCCGAAACAGGATGAGCCGGCCGCTGCAGCAGGCATGAAGGCTGGAACGTACACCGCGACATCGCAGGGAATGAACGATGTTGTTGAAGTCAGCGTTGAACTCAGCGAGGACGCCATTGTTTCCGTTAAAGTAACGAAGGATTCGGAAACACCGGGGATTGGCGGCGTTTTGAAAAACGCAGCGGGAACGGAGCTGGATGAAGGCGGGAAAGCGCCGACAGTCTTGATTCCGGAAGAAATTGTTGCAAATCAGAGCTTGGCAGTCGATACCGTGACCGGAGCGACAATCACATCGGCAGCGGTCATCAATGCCGTTAAGGATTGTCTGACGCAGGCTGGCGCTGATCCGGCGGCCTGGATGAAGGAAACCGCAGCGAATGCGCAGCAGGATCAGAGTGCTGATGTTGTTGTCGTAGGCGGCGGCGGAGCTGGTTTGGCGGCCGCGATTGCAGCTTCGCAGAAGGGCGCTAATGTCATCATCGTTGAAAAGAACGGCGAAGTCGGTGGCGATACGTTGGTTTGCGGCGCTATTTACAACACACCGGATGAACCGCTGCAGAATAAGGTCACGATGACCGATGCAGTCAAGACGACGATTGAAAAAGCGTTGGCGGAGGATCCGATTGATGATGCGCATGCAGCTCTGCAGAAGGAAGTTCAGGCGCAGTGGGATGAATACAAAGCCAGCGGCCGGACCGATCTGTTTGATACGAAAGAATGGTATGCGCTGCAGACCTGGATCAACGGCGATAAAGTCGGTGATCTGGATTTAGTCAAAGTGCTGTGCTACGATTCGTTTGAAGGCTTGGAATGGATTGAAAACTTAGGCATGGAATTCAGCGATATCATCGGTCAGGGTGCCGGCAGTTTGTGGCAGAGAACCCATACCAGCACGATGCAGATGGGAACCGGCTTTATCTCTACCTATGTTGAAAACATTCTGAAAGACGACAAGATCACTGTGCTGACCAGCAGCACCGCGGAGAAGTTGGTGCAGGATGATTCCGGTAAGGTCAGCGGCGTTGTCTGCAAGGATAAGACCGGCAATGAATTTACGGTCAGCGCGAACATGGGCGTCGTTCTGGCAACCGGCGGATTTGCGGCCAACAGCAAGATGGTTCAGGAATACAATACCTCCGGAAAGTGGAACGATTTGAGCAAAGTCATGACGACGAACCGTTTCAGCAGCTCACAGGGCGACGGAATCTCGATGGCGCTGGAAGTTGGAGCTTCATTAACCGATATGGAACAGATTCAGCTGCTGTATCTGGGCAATGTCAAAGACGGCCAGCTGACAAAATATCCGCCGCGCGATGTCAACGGCACAGATCAGATTATTTTCATCAACAAAGAAGGCAAGCGCTTCGTTCGTGAAGACGGCCGCCGTGATGAAATCTGTCTGGCTGTCATGGCGCAGACCGACTCGATGTTCTACATGCTGGAATCCGGCGACGGTGCGGGCTATGTGGATATCAAAGATCCGAATTGGCGTTCAGCGGATGGATTTACGTTTGATTATTTGAAAGAAAACGGTTATATTTTAGTTGCGGATACTTTGGAAGATCTGGCATCTCAGATGGGAATCGATGCTGCGACATTAAAAGCAACCGTAGACAGCTTCAACGCCGCTGCTGACGGCGGTACGGATGAATTCGGCAGAACGCTGTATTCTACGAAGCTGGAAAACGGACCTTGGGTTGCTACAGCCCGTCAGGCCTGCGTCCATCATACGATGGGCGGCGTTACGATCGATACCGAAACACGCGTTCTCGATGAAGCCGGTCAGCCGATTTCCGGTCTGTATGCAGCAGGTGAAATCACCGGCGGCATTCACGGCGCAAACCGCTTAGGCGGAAATGCCGTGGTGGATACGGTTGTCTTCGGTAAATTAGCTGGCGAAACTGTCGTCGCTGACGCTAAGTAG
- a CDS encoding AbrB/MazE/SpoVT family DNA-binding domain-containing protein: protein MKSQVKDGKYMSSVKVGPKGQIVIPKEVRDLFQIEPGDTLMLLADAEKGIAIERYDVFEKIADAIFSGKAKELYPDMPEEDSKAFAQSIRQTRK from the coding sequence ATGAAATCTCAAGTGAAGGACGGAAAATACATGAGCTCAGTCAAGGTCGGACCCAAAGGTCAGATCGTTATTCCGAAAGAAGTCCGTGATCTGTTTCAGATTGAGCCTGGGGATACGCTGATGCTGCTGGCGGACGCGGAGAAAGGCATTGCGATTGAACGGTATGACGTATTTGAAAAAATAGCCGATGCCATTTTTTCGGGAAAGGCTAAGGAACTTTATCCGGATATGCCGGAGGAAGATTCAAAGGCTTTTGCCCAATCCATTCGTCAGACCCGAAAATAA
- a CDS encoding LysR family transcriptional regulator codes for MDIKQLITFRTLAQEKNYMKTSEKLSYAPSTLAKHIRSLEDELQVQLVEYRNGKIELTYDGKRFMRYADEMLSVYFKLQYEFDQTKSAIGTIRVAGGELMVGFAFGDFFAAVEKTQPELTLQVNAICCARVPEWLNQNEVDIGFVQMLNTQESEGQQIVPLFEERLCLMTSPQHRLAQQEEVHLGDLNRENFSYTYEDCCFTDEFRRCLTQNGARPSSELFLGSIHAVINTAKDDNRICLIPYVCVPKVRQMGLVQLNWIDPFVIYDVILIQKGVYRSTGINQLIEQAKAYAAEVKKNPETSQIQLL; via the coding sequence ATGGATATTAAACAGCTGATCACGTTCAGAACGCTGGCTCAGGAAAAAAATTACATGAAGACTTCGGAAAAGCTAAGCTATGCCCCCTCGACGCTTGCCAAACATATCCGCTCCCTGGAAGACGAGCTGCAGGTTCAGCTGGTAGAATACCGCAACGGAAAGATCGAGCTGACCTATGATGGGAAGCGGTTTATGCGCTATGCCGATGAAATGCTCAGCGTCTATTTCAAGCTGCAGTATGAGTTCGATCAGACAAAATCCGCGATTGGCACCATCCGGGTGGCCGGCGGCGAACTGATGGTCGGCTTTGCTTTCGGCGATTTCTTTGCGGCAGTGGAGAAGACTCAGCCGGAGCTGACGCTGCAGGTCAACGCGATCTGCTGTGCACGGGTACCGGAATGGCTGAATCAGAACGAAGTGGATATCGGATTTGTGCAGATGCTCAACACTCAGGAAAGCGAAGGGCAGCAGATCGTTCCTTTGTTTGAAGAGCGGCTGTGTTTGATGACCTCGCCGCAGCATCGTTTGGCGCAGCAGGAAGAAGTGCATCTCGGCGATCTGAACCGGGAGAATTTCTCTTATACGTATGAGGACTGTTGTTTTACGGATGAATTCCGCCGCTGTCTGACGCAAAACGGCGCGCGGCCGTCTTCTGAGCTGTTTTTAGGCAGCATTCATGCCGTCATCAATACCGCCAAGGATGACAACCGGATTTGTCTGATTCCGTATGTTTGTGTTCCTAAGGTGCGGCAGATGGGGCTGGTGCAGCTGAACTGGATCGACCCGTTTGTGATCTACGATGTGATTCTGATCCAGAAAGGGGTCTATCGCAGTACGGGAATCAACCAACTGATCGAACAGGCCAAAGCCTATGCGGCAGAGGTAAAGAAAAATCCCGAAACTTCGCAGATTCAATTGCTTTAA
- a CDS encoding peptidoglycan recognition protein family protein, producing the protein MSNQREKSTVQKRTISARSSNGKKKRAHKRYRLKASIRRKLAILGVLAGLVMIALLLLWLWPVREKRIYHTEGVQLQQVNGIDVVHDYIPQGHQNRPQIQREIRWIVIHETDNEAASADAWHHNEYLKTNETDINSWHYTVDDHSIYHALPDEEVGWHAGDKMTEGGGNMTGIGIELCVNEGNDFEKTLENAAALCAELMKAYDLRIEDIKQHHDFSGKDCPHRILAAGRSEEFVKMVQEATKQ; encoded by the coding sequence ATGAGTAATCAGCGGGAGAAATCCACCGTGCAGAAGCGGACGATTTCGGCACGTTCATCCAACGGAAAGAAGAAACGGGCACATAAGCGGTATCGGCTGAAAGCGTCGATTCGCCGGAAACTGGCAATATTGGGCGTGCTGGCAGGCTTAGTGATGATCGCGCTGCTTTTGTTATGGCTGTGGCCGGTTCGGGAAAAACGGATTTATCACACGGAAGGCGTACAGCTGCAGCAGGTCAATGGGATTGACGTGGTTCATGATTATATTCCGCAGGGACATCAAAATCGTCCGCAGATTCAGCGTGAAATTCGCTGGATCGTGATTCATGAAACGGACAACGAAGCAGCCAGTGCGGATGCCTGGCATCACAACGAATACTTAAAGACCAATGAGACGGATATTAATTCCTGGCATTATACCGTGGATGATCACTCGATTTATCACGCGCTGCCGGATGAAGAAGTCGGCTGGCATGCCGGAGATAAAATGACCGAGGGCGGCGGCAATATGACGGGGATTGGGATTGAACTGTGCGTCAATGAAGGTAATGATTTTGAAAAGACGCTGGAAAATGCCGCGGCGCTGTGTGCGGAGTTAATGAAGGCATATGATCTGCGGATTGAGGATATTAAGCAGCATCATGACTTTTCAGGAAAGGATTGTCCGCATCGGATTTTAGCTGCCGGGCGAAGCGAAGAATTTGTAAAAATGGTTCAGGAAGCGACGAAACAATAA